In one window of Kosmotoga pacifica DNA:
- a CDS encoding sugar transferase, translating into MFFIDWLISLMLLSYGWKYFVTSGLLSTITAIIMRAYEYEILANKVKRTTALLGSFLLLLIFLAFIDERIILLPAMIAILFRFFFSNQLSKLVRKNDGFIAPSDFRCCDADNEKYDRVKRVIDLVFGVFLFIFLLPVMILLGLLILFTSGKPIIIKQERIGKDEKTFGMYKFRTFTNSDHNKKVTHIGKIIRPLRLDELPQIFNVIKGDMSIVGPRPELKEFHEMAKEHIPNYICRLKVKPGITGWAQINYKYTTTLEEYRIKTSYDLFYVKNRSCILDFKCVMKTPFTILEEFIEAVKKHIKL; encoded by the coding sequence GTGTTCTTTATTGACTGGTTGATATCACTCATGTTACTCTCTTACGGTTGGAAATATTTTGTGACCTCCGGTTTGTTGAGCACAATAACAGCCATTATCATGAGGGCCTATGAATACGAAATACTCGCAAATAAAGTAAAGCGAACAACAGCTCTGCTGGGTTCGTTTCTATTGTTATTGATATTTCTTGCTTTTATAGATGAACGAATTATTCTTCTGCCAGCTATGATCGCTATCTTGTTTCGGTTTTTCTTTTCTAATCAATTATCAAAGCTCGTCCGAAAAAATGATGGCTTCATAGCACCATCTGATTTCAGATGTTGTGATGCAGACAACGAAAAGTACGATAGGGTAAAACGAGTTATTGATCTTGTGTTTGGTGTTTTTCTTTTTATCTTTCTGCTTCCGGTGATGATCCTTTTAGGACTCTTGATACTATTTACCAGTGGAAAACCCATCATCATAAAGCAGGAAAGAATAGGTAAAGACGAGAAAACGTTTGGTATGTATAAGTTTAGAACTTTCACAAACAGCGATCACAACAAAAAAGTTACGCATATCGGAAAGATCATCAGACCATTGAGGCTTGATGAGTTACCACAGATTTTCAACGTAATAAAAGGTGATATGAGCATAGTTGGACCGAGACCTGAACTTAAAGAATTTCATGAAATGGCCAAAGAACATATTCCAAATTACATTTGCAGACTGAAAGTGAAGCCGGGTATTACCGGCTGGGCTCAGATAAACTACAAATACACAACAACACTGGAAGAGTACAGAATAAAGACTTCGTATGATCTCTTCTATGTGAAAAATCGCTCCTGCATTCTTGACTTTAAATGTGTTATGAAAACACCATTCACTATCCTTGAAGAGTTTATAGAAGCGGTTAAAAAGCATATAAAGTTATAA
- a CDS encoding metallophosphoesterase, with protein sequence MKKVYISDLHIGDGKGKDDFAFDLELTDFLNQLINFDCDELVIVGDGLELINSSFAMSLELSPYVPDEKELKEDLIDSIVYKHPDVFMAFREFSKRGRIVYVIGNHDYYFLFSERLRKRLVEILGGADRVKVLPHYFDPEMKILAIHGNQFDAVNRLSINPRNKRILVPFSEYMSRYMFRYFDSHLMNADVPDHILKDYHNVSPILDVFQWFQYIRELYDLKLNLLELWSESFVRMLKTDFSKAWLRANYPYLRVFTGLFVNRFGGMKLGERIVRLIMDLRTVRRTDYLFKSAKKFLGAFRDNGFKSIMDSRYFVGSHGLPEVIPTEISGCVMGHNHKNTLRVVHVDGEKKFYANSGTWKPVVEVIDGSNRNAFEKRIELSYVIVEKERNGFHIEARQVKKLNDVKL encoded by the coding sequence ATGAAAAAGGTTTACATAAGTGACTTGCATATAGGGGATGGAAAGGGGAAGGACGATTTCGCGTTTGATTTAGAGCTGACAGATTTTCTCAATCAGCTTATAAATTTTGATTGCGATGAGCTTGTAATCGTGGGAGATGGTCTTGAGTTAATAAATTCCTCTTTCGCAATGTCTCTAGAACTTTCCCCCTATGTTCCGGACGAAAAGGAACTTAAAGAAGATCTTATTGATTCAATAGTATACAAACATCCGGATGTGTTTATGGCATTCAGGGAGTTCAGTAAAAGAGGCAGGATAGTCTATGTTATCGGAAACCACGACTATTACTTTCTTTTTAGCGAGAGACTCAGGAAACGACTTGTTGAAATACTTGGGGGAGCAGATAGAGTCAAAGTTTTACCTCATTATTTTGATCCTGAAATGAAGATTCTCGCTATTCATGGAAACCAATTCGACGCTGTCAATAGATTGAGCATCAATCCCCGCAATAAACGGATTTTAGTACCTTTCAGTGAGTATATGTCAAGATATATGTTTAGGTATTTTGATAGCCACCTCATGAACGCCGATGTTCCGGATCATATTTTAAAGGATTATCATAATGTCAGCCCGATTCTCGACGTTTTTCAGTGGTTTCAGTACATCCGTGAACTCTATGATTTAAAGCTCAATTTACTAGAATTATGGAGTGAATCCTTCGTTAGAATGCTAAAAACAGATTTTTCTAAAGCATGGTTAAGGGCCAATTATCCCTATTTAAGAGTCTTCACGGGGTTATTTGTCAACAGGTTTGGTGGTATGAAACTTGGTGAACGGATAGTGCGACTAATAATGGATCTTCGTACAGTCCGAAGAACGGATTATTTATTTAAAAGTGCGAAAAAATTCCTTGGCGCTTTTCGCGACAACGGTTTTAAGAGTATAATGGACAGTAGGTATTTTGTTGGTTCCCATGGACTTCCAGAAGTGATACCGACTGAAATCAGTGGTTGCGTGATGGGTCACAATCACAAAAACACTCTGAGGGTTGTTCATGTGGATGGCGAGAAGAAGTTTTATGCCAATTCAGGAACATGGAAGCCTGTTGTGGAGGTGATAGATGGCAGCAACAGGAATGCTTTTGAAAAACGAATTGAACTGAGTTACGTTATTGTAGAAAAAGAAAGGAATGGCTTTCACATAGAAGCCAGACAGGTTAAAAAACTCAACGATGTGAAATTATAA
- a CDS encoding NADH-dependent [FeFe] hydrogenase, group A6 yields MPVTIIVDGKEYQVNEDQTILEACRSIGIDIPTLCYHPALSVVGSCRVCVVEVEGARNLAPACATKVADGMVIRTNSDRVKKSVKFNLGLLLSNHPNDCMTCDVNGRCEFQDLIYQYNVKDMFPKELRNVPYDESSPSLFRDMNKCIACGRCVRACEELQGLSILSMVNRGHHSLPLPALGAPIVATDCINCGQCATVCPVGAITERMEFRRVLEELDRHEKVLIVQTAPAVRVALGEEFGEEPGTISTGKMVAALRRLGFDYVFDTNFAADLTIMEEGSELLDRVKNGGKFPMFTSCCPGWVNLMEKLYPEFTENLSSAKSPHEMLGALVKTYFAERIGKNPEDIFVVSIMPCTAKKDEATREQLKVKGVDGVDVVLTTRELGKLIKMKKIPYESLPEEEYDKPLGISTGAAVIFGTTGGVMEAALRTAYELYTGKELPKLDFEDVRGLAGVKETVVNLDGKELKVAVAHGGANVIKLMEKLRNGEVYYDFIEIMACPGGCIGGGGQPKSNKPGYLEKRMEAIYSIDEMSTLRKSHENPAVLKLYEEYLGEPLSHLSHELLHTHYRDRKESVLKRKKELERVE; encoded by the coding sequence ATGCCCGTTACCATTATTGTAGACGGTAAAGAGTACCAGGTAAATGAGGATCAAACCATACTTGAAGCTTGTCGTAGTATTGGGATCGATATCCCCACGCTTTGTTATCACCCGGCACTCTCTGTGGTCGGTTCCTGTCGCGTTTGTGTTGTAGAAGTGGAGGGAGCGAGAAACCTTGCCCCCGCCTGTGCCACAAAAGTAGCTGATGGAATGGTAATCAGGACTAATTCAGATCGAGTCAAGAAATCCGTGAAGTTCAATCTCGGTCTTCTACTCTCCAATCATCCCAATGACTGTATGACTTGTGATGTCAACGGAAGATGTGAATTCCAGGATCTTATTTACCAGTATAACGTCAAAGATATGTTCCCCAAAGAGCTAAGAAATGTTCCGTACGATGAATCGAGCCCTTCACTGTTCAGGGACATGAATAAGTGCATCGCATGTGGCCGCTGTGTCAGGGCTTGTGAAGAACTCCAGGGACTTTCCATACTCTCAATGGTCAACAGGGGGCATCATTCTCTTCCTCTTCCTGCCCTCGGTGCTCCTATTGTAGCCACTGATTGTATCAACTGTGGGCAGTGTGCTACTGTGTGTCCTGTCGGAGCTATTACTGAAAGAATGGAGTTTAGAAGGGTACTTGAAGAATTAGACAGACACGAAAAGGTGCTCATAGTTCAGACAGCTCCTGCGGTCAGGGTTGCTCTCGGTGAGGAATTTGGTGAGGAACCTGGGACAATCAGCACTGGAAAGATGGTAGCAGCTCTCAGACGACTTGGCTTTGATTACGTTTTCGATACCAATTTTGCTGCGGACCTAACAATCATGGAAGAAGGCTCAGAACTCCTCGATAGAGTTAAGAATGGCGGAAAATTCCCGATGTTCACTTCCTGTTGTCCCGGTTGGGTGAACCTGATGGAAAAGCTTTATCCTGAATTCACGGAAAATCTATCGAGTGCTAAATCTCCACATGAGATGCTTGGTGCGCTGGTGAAGACTTATTTCGCTGAAAGGATTGGAAAAAATCCTGAAGATATATTCGTGGTTTCTATTATGCCCTGTACCGCAAAAAAAGATGAGGCTACCCGTGAACAACTAAAAGTTAAAGGCGTCGATGGTGTAGATGTTGTTCTTACAACGAGAGAACTAGGGAAACTAATAAAGATGAAGAAAATTCCTTACGAATCACTACCAGAAGAAGAATATGACAAACCTCTTGGTATATCGACCGGAGCGGCAGTTATCTTCGGTACGACTGGTGGTGTTATGGAAGCTGCACTCAGGACAGCTTATGAGCTCTACACAGGGAAAGAGTTGCCAAAGCTCGATTTTGAAGATGTCAGAGGACTAGCAGGCGTTAAGGAAACTGTCGTTAACCTCGATGGTAAAGAACTGAAAGTTGCAGTTGCTCATGGTGGGGCTAACGTAATAAAGTTGATGGAGAAACTGAGAAACGGTGAAGTTTACTACGACTTTATCGAAATTATGGCATGTCCTGGTGGCTGCATCGGTGGCGGAGGTCAGCCGAAGTCGAATAAGCCGGGATATCTCGAAAAAAGAATGGAAGCGATTTACAGTATCGATGAAATGTCAACTTTGAGAAAATCACACGAAAACCCGGCAGTATTGAAACTCTATGAAGAGTACCTTGGTGAACCCCTTAGTCACCTGTCCCATGAGCTACTTCATACTCACTACAGAGACAGGAAAGAAAGTGTACTGAAGCGGAAGAAAGAACTCGAGAGAGTTGAATAA
- a CDS encoding fibronectin type III domain-containing protein — MYTTRKRRGFTLQQLAIVVAIIVVAIVVALVLWPKPVPSIDESSYRPYPGKSLEYSDTVKLNFQVHYKKTKEIINADIFAGKSPDSLELVAEKVEGVLSSTAEALFDFSYDLKVDPHSTYWWKVKVYNSRGKYDETKDPISFTLRNSEPEAPNLLTPGRNTEVHLDNIQFSWTKAEDADHDSIVYDLYITSDLRGDRVVYSRKGLTVNSFNLNGIDKLEFGETYYWHVVAKDGYGAEVSSTTGSFKTEPKPVPELSLITPINEEVDASTPVAFAWKQTNERYYWPLDYNFILRKGSEIVYEEKTSETTLTVANLTGHTKYSWFVTTLDKDGKLVESEKASFVTINHNPEVQIIEPARGYVTTEATITWKASDLENDPLFYDVYLIRNGVEEKLASNLEDTFYLVKGLESATEYTFKVVARDAFGGEGNATVTVFVGNNPPVVELLTPSATEAVNPLEVKFSWKAEDPDGDDVISYQLVIIDPSGAEIQAPVNSPTYTVEKLKSRTAYRWHVEAVDDKGAKGKSDEWTFVTSNNEPIPAVATLPEKDATDVAFDPGIAMEFVSSDPDGDPLSYVLEVSRDSSFTELVARKEGEVSKEGVTRVLVEGAFETNSTYFWRVITNDGAATATSDTWSFSTFDLPPIIEEIGVKEDDGVVNPIGATFFWSYYDTDDIVAEIEIHLKPELGEEKVVFAGINTNEYSLDFVLSPDSTYTYWIVVKDPAGKEARSEVKSFKTGNNPPVISFEFNELEHYGATTPVVFHWDVSDPEGSDVLVKVYFGMNKNAWEESPVATGVNLFEYRYEGTLNPEESYYFWLEAEDAQGNTAKLESPVLITPASTKLVYIAPEDKSLFDGKSPFIWSYSGEATPVNYILRVFNENGDTIFERSTDGDSLVSADDLELRGNRNYFWRVVAELPDTTKEVGKLYSFMAPDVPTRIASPTPADGMTGVDTENIILSWEFEDPDSDVITFDLYLEDSPVATGLTTSYATLTDYVDLESNNIYNWYVVAIDEFDNKITSNRWTFTTLNHSPVVSLLEPSNNATDLTDGIRLSWQGEDPDEEVLYYTVYLGTAEDLDEENIVLASATDTSYVFSSYKGNSTYYWKVQVRDEHGGIANSDVWSFSTGNASPKNAIILSPEVNATNVALRPVLEWQGEDPDGDTLEYAIYLGETPDVMTKIASTTETHVQIEGILDGNKTYYWKVDSYDGKGGFSESTVASFTTIGVVDRIAYVENGALKLAVFTEDSQSQVFTLVPSDISGNVKPVVFGNTVYAFRTDGTIVAVKIGQKIKEIKGDRYNNPETFEISGNALYIVSTSRFGKSLYRLSLQEDGLPGRQVELFRNGRIVSAADLAVSEDASSILIADTLYGLIILKWDGTRYSDTTPENFVDLVKGIANSAVIKDGVAFIGITGFGGGISFVSLDNMESLVPINGYYLATEMVLVGNTLYAVTDKGLSIIDVRDPSNPKVIDDVKISGRLLSITVGGSGKVLLLSTDQGLKFFDIETGKIM, encoded by the coding sequence GTGTACACTACAAGAAAAAGAAGAGGCTTTACGCTGCAACAGCTTGCGATAGTAGTGGCAATTATCGTTGTCGCTATAGTCGTAGCTCTTGTTCTCTGGCCTAAGCCGGTACCAAGTATCGATGAAAGCTCCTATAGGCCCTATCCCGGAAAAAGTCTGGAGTATAGCGATACAGTAAAATTGAACTTTCAAGTGCACTATAAGAAAACCAAAGAGATAATAAACGCAGACATTTTCGCAGGTAAAAGCCCAGATTCTCTTGAACTCGTTGCGGAAAAAGTCGAAGGAGTTCTCTCTTCAACGGCTGAAGCTCTTTTTGACTTCAGCTATGACTTGAAAGTAGATCCACATAGTACCTACTGGTGGAAAGTTAAGGTCTACAACAGTAGGGGAAAGTATGATGAGACCAAAGATCCCATTTCTTTCACACTCAGAAATTCAGAACCCGAGGCACCTAATCTTCTGACTCCGGGTAGAAACACGGAAGTTCACCTCGATAATATTCAGTTTAGCTGGACAAAGGCTGAGGATGCCGATCATGATAGTATAGTCTACGATCTTTACATTACAAGTGACTTGCGAGGTGACAGAGTTGTTTATTCCAGGAAAGGCCTCACAGTAAACAGTTTTAATCTGAACGGCATCGATAAACTGGAATTCGGGGAAACCTACTACTGGCATGTCGTTGCTAAAGACGGATATGGTGCTGAAGTGAGTTCCACTACGGGTTCGTTTAAAACGGAACCGAAACCAGTGCCTGAACTTAGTCTCATCACCCCGATTAATGAAGAAGTGGATGCAAGCACACCAGTTGCTTTTGCATGGAAGCAAACGAACGAAAGGTATTATTGGCCTCTCGATTACAATTTCATTCTGAGAAAAGGTTCTGAAATTGTATATGAGGAAAAAACCTCAGAAACAACGCTAACTGTGGCAAATCTTACTGGTCATACAAAATATAGCTGGTTTGTAACAACCCTTGATAAGGATGGAAAACTTGTAGAATCCGAAAAAGCCTCTTTTGTAACAATAAATCATAACCCTGAGGTGCAGATAATCGAACCTGCCAGAGGGTATGTGACCACCGAGGCAACTATTACATGGAAAGCAAGTGATCTAGAAAATGATCCGCTCTTTTACGATGTTTACCTTATAAGGAACGGGGTAGAAGAGAAACTGGCCTCTAACCTCGAAGATACCTTTTATCTTGTGAAGGGGTTGGAAAGCGCAACAGAATATACTTTCAAAGTGGTGGCTCGTGATGCCTTCGGCGGAGAAGGTAACGCAACAGTTACAGTGTTTGTTGGAAACAATCCACCTGTTGTCGAGCTCCTGACGCCATCAGCGACTGAAGCTGTCAATCCTCTTGAAGTAAAGTTCAGCTGGAAAGCTGAGGATCCCGACGGTGACGATGTCATTAGCTATCAGCTTGTTATTATCGATCCAAGCGGAGCTGAAATACAGGCACCCGTTAATTCTCCAACTTATACAGTTGAAAAGCTTAAGTCAAGAACTGCTTATCGATGGCATGTAGAGGCAGTGGACGATAAAGGTGCAAAGGGTAAATCAGACGAATGGACCTTTGTTACTTCAAACAATGAGCCTATCCCTGCAGTGGCCACTCTCCCGGAAAAAGATGCTACGGATGTTGCCTTTGACCCAGGAATTGCTATGGAGTTCGTGAGCAGTGACCCTGATGGCGATCCGCTTTCGTATGTGCTCGAAGTTTCCAGAGATTCCAGTTTCACTGAATTGGTTGCCAGAAAAGAAGGTGAGGTTTCGAAAGAAGGGGTAACGAGGGTTCTCGTTGAGGGTGCCTTTGAAACTAATTCCACTTATTTCTGGAGGGTTATTACTAATGATGGTGCAGCAACCGCTACCAGTGATACTTGGAGCTTCAGTACCTTCGATCTACCGCCTATCATTGAGGAAATAGGAGTAAAAGAGGATGACGGTGTCGTTAATCCCATTGGTGCTACTTTCTTCTGGTCTTATTATGATACTGATGACATAGTTGCTGAAATAGAAATCCACCTTAAACCCGAACTCGGCGAAGAGAAAGTAGTTTTTGCGGGAATAAATACAAACGAGTACTCTCTAGACTTCGTTTTGTCGCCAGACTCCACTTACACATACTGGATAGTTGTAAAAGATCCGGCCGGAAAGGAAGCTAGAAGTGAAGTAAAATCTTTTAAAACAGGTAACAATCCTCCCGTTATAAGCTTTGAATTCAACGAGCTTGAACACTACGGAGCAACGACACCTGTTGTATTCCATTGGGATGTTAGCGACCCAGAGGGTTCCGATGTTCTGGTTAAAGTGTACTTTGGTATGAATAAAAACGCTTGGGAAGAAAGTCCGGTTGCGACTGGCGTAAATCTGTTTGAATACCGATACGAAGGTACATTGAATCCAGAAGAAAGTTATTACTTCTGGCTAGAAGCCGAAGACGCACAGGGAAATACTGCCAAACTCGAATCACCGGTGTTGATTACACCCGCTTCGACAAAGCTCGTCTATATCGCGCCTGAGGACAAGAGTCTTTTCGATGGTAAGTCACCCTTTATCTGGTCTTATTCTGGTGAAGCAACACCTGTGAATTACATATTGAGGGTCTTCAACGAGAATGGAGACACTATATTCGAAAGATCGACCGATGGAGATAGCCTTGTATCAGCTGATGATCTTGAACTGCGGGGAAATAGAAATTACTTCTGGAGGGTCGTTGCGGAATTGCCAGACACAACAAAAGAAGTTGGAAAGCTATATTCCTTCATGGCACCGGATGTTCCCACCAGGATTGCTTCCCCCACACCTGCTGATGGAATGACAGGTGTCGATACGGAAAACATTATCCTCTCATGGGAGTTCGAAGATCCGGATAGTGATGTTATCACCTTCGATCTCTATCTGGAGGATTCACCAGTGGCAACAGGTCTCACAACAAGCTATGCCACGTTAACAGATTACGTCGATCTTGAGAGCAACAATATATACAACTGGTACGTCGTTGCCATCGATGAATTTGATAACAAGATCACTTCCAACAGATGGACCTTTACAACCTTGAACCACAGCCCTGTTGTGAGCCTGCTTGAGCCTTCCAACAACGCCACCGACCTAACCGATGGCATCAGGTTGAGCTGGCAGGGAGAGGATCCCGATGAAGAAGTGCTCTACTATACCGTCTATCTCGGAACAGCCGAAGACCTTGATGAAGAAAACATAGTTCTCGCGAGCGCGACTGATACATCCTATGTCTTCAGTTCTTACAAGGGTAATAGCACATATTACTGGAAGGTACAGGTGAGAGATGAACACGGAGGCATAGCCAACTCCGATGTTTGGTCTTTCAGTACAGGAAATGCAAGCCCGAAGAACGCTATCATTCTGAGTCCTGAGGTAAATGCAACCAATGTTGCTCTTAGACCCGTTCTAGAGTGGCAGGGTGAAGATCCCGACGGCGACACTCTCGAATATGCCATTTACCTCGGTGAGACTCCCGATGTGATGACGAAAATCGCAAGCACTACGGAAACTCATGTCCAGATCGAAGGCATTCTTGATGGCAACAAAACTTACTATTGGAAAGTGGATTCCTATGATGGGAAAGGTGGCTTCTCTGAAAGCACAGTTGCTTCCTTCACCACAATTGGTGTCGTCGATAGAATAGCTTATGTTGAAAATGGTGCTTTGAAGCTTGCGGTATTCACTGAAGATTCGCAGTCACAGGTCTTCACACTCGTACCTTCCGACATAAGTGGTAATGTAAAGCCTGTTGTGTTTGGAAACACCGTTTATGCATTTAGAACTGACGGAACTATCGTAGCGGTGAAAATCGGACAGAAAATCAAAGAAATCAAAGGTGATAGGTATAACAATCCCGAAACATTTGAAATCAGTGGCAACGCTCTCTATATTGTGAGTACGAGCAGATTTGGTAAGAGCCTTTACAGACTGTCGTTGCAGGAAGACGGTCTTCCTGGAAGACAGGTTGAGCTCTTCAGAAACGGCCGAATCGTAAGTGCAGCTGACCTGGCAGTATCTGAAGATGCTTCCTCTATTCTCATAGCCGATACACTTTACGGACTGATAATTCTCAAATGGGATGGTACCAGATATTCAGATACCACTCCAGAAAACTTTGTGGATCTGGTAAAGGGCATTGCCAATTCTGCTGTCATTAAAGATGGCGTAGCTTTCATCGGAATAACTGGATTTGGTGGAGGTATATCATTTGTTTCCCTTGACAATATGGAATCTCTGGTGCCTATCAACGGATATTACCTTGCCACAGAAATGGTCCTTGTT
- a CDS encoding MATE family efflux transporter, with product MKRVDVLNEDMTSALFKLAWPAVLSMLFQTLYNITDAFWLGKLGKLEISAPTIAWPAIFLVLSLGGGITVASLALVAQYTGKGNDELARKAAGQALSVTFSFAIIVGIIGGFYSKEFLLLLKIPSEMIPYTRSYMSTIFFGTPLAFGLFAVSSIFTGWGDAVTPMKLTAFSVLFNAVLDPLMIFGIGFPALGVFGAALATVISRGIVLFYALYLLFSDKKGFGLRLKDLIPSKGMISKILKVGLPSSFGNSITSLAFLIIIAMISRYGSVATAAVGVGNRVTSIATMFSFGLAQATSTMVGQYLGAGENAKAYKVVWKSSAWNMLVVGAICTLTFVFGREVTMVFINEPDVLLEGIRYFRIVSLSVPFFATFNIFDAALRGAGHTVLSMFINISRLWVIRIPLIHYFGASMGTTGIWYAMLISNLLIAAVSAVIILSKTWLRRVI from the coding sequence GTGAAACGAGTTGATGTTTTGAATGAAGATATGACCAGTGCACTGTTCAAACTCGCCTGGCCTGCTGTTTTGTCAATGTTGTTCCAGACGTTGTATAACATTACAGATGCCTTCTGGTTGGGAAAACTCGGGAAGCTGGAGATAAGTGCTCCGACGATCGCCTGGCCTGCTATCTTTCTTGTGCTATCACTTGGTGGAGGGATCACAGTAGCCAGTCTGGCACTTGTTGCACAGTATACCGGAAAGGGCAACGATGAACTGGCAAGGAAAGCAGCCGGACAGGCATTGAGCGTCACCTTTTCTTTTGCCATAATCGTTGGGATCATTGGTGGTTTTTATAGCAAAGAGTTTCTTTTGTTGTTAAAGATCCCTTCAGAGATGATCCCTTATACCAGAAGTTATATGTCCACGATTTTCTTTGGAACTCCCTTAGCTTTTGGCCTTTTTGCTGTAAGTTCTATTTTTACAGGTTGGGGAGACGCAGTAACTCCCATGAAATTAACAGCTTTCTCGGTGCTCTTTAACGCGGTACTGGACCCTCTCATGATATTTGGAATAGGGTTTCCTGCGTTGGGAGTCTTTGGAGCAGCGCTGGCAACGGTTATTTCCCGGGGCATCGTGCTGTTTTATGCTCTATATCTACTATTTTCAGACAAAAAAGGATTTGGACTACGGTTAAAAGACCTCATTCCTTCTAAAGGTATGATTTCAAAAATCCTAAAGGTCGGACTACCATCGTCCTTTGGAAACTCTATAACGTCCCTGGCTTTTCTTATCATCATCGCTATGATTTCGAGATATGGTTCCGTTGCAACTGCTGCGGTTGGGGTCGGAAACAGAGTGACCTCTATTGCAACAATGTTTTCTTTTGGGCTTGCTCAGGCTACTTCAACGATGGTTGGACAGTATCTTGGTGCCGGCGAGAATGCAAAGGCGTACAAAGTTGTTTGGAAGTCCTCAGCATGGAACATGCTGGTAGTTGGCGCGATTTGTACTCTAACCTTTGTTTTTGGCAGGGAAGTTACGATGGTGTTCATAAATGAACCGGATGTACTACTGGAGGGTATAAGATACTTCAGAATTGTCTCACTATCTGTTCCGTTTTTTGCAACTTTCAACATCTTTGATGCCGCATTGCGTGGTGCAGGACATACAGTGCTGTCGATGTTCATCAATATATCACGGCTCTGGGTAATAAGGATACCATTGATACACTATTTTGGCGCTTCAATGGGGACAACCGGTATTTGGTATGCAATGTTGATCAGCAACTTATTAATCGCGGCAGTATCAGCCGTGATAATTCTTTCAAAGACATGGTTGCGCAGGGTAATATGA